A single region of the Nocardioides aurantiacus genome encodes:
- a CDS encoding ATP-dependent helicase — protein MRRIDSPADLREVMRSDYEVSRQQWQAISAPLSPAVVIAGAGSGKTTLMAARVVYLVVTGQVRPDEVLGLTFTTKAASELRARIRDALVVAGVLGPDVRPAALAPGEDPEDALEPTVVTYNAYAASLLADHGLRIGHEPDTRVITDASRFQLGARAVERYAGDVHVLSDHPPTVIQNLLALDGAMTEHLVSPAQVLALDAEARAGFLRAHEEEAAGKNRKTYLEPLAKAVSAIDRRADLMGLVRSYRRLKADLGLMDFADQIALGARLAQEQPEVGALERSRFRVVMLDEYQDTSVAQAQMLARLFSGPTPDTGLGHAVTAVGDPNQAIYGWRGASVSNILGFGSTFPAVDGSVPVLPLTVNRRSDRRILEVANTLAEPLYAALPDVAPLVPAAEREGRVTTQVFETADAELAWLLEEVQATHDPGGPPGSGVAWSDIGVLTRDNSTAEAVFDALTAGGVPVEIVGLSGLLRLPEVAEVVAVLTLLHDVTANPALLTLLTGPRWAVGPRDLRLLGERATEIAGRRGRADGPVSIARELTEIADGIDPAEAAALSDALADPGDAAYSPEALERFGLLAGELRGLRAAVGEPILDVVRRIVDTTGVDVELASAVSPAAAARRDNLDLFLKAVAEFQAVDGDVTLPALLAYLTAEDDQGNGLDVATPTEADSVKLLTVHRSKGLEWHSVFVVGVCETRFPSNRSRTLWTSSPAVLPAPLRGDAADQPQLHGHDKAALDAYRAATRAHDAEEELRLGYVALTRAARRLSVTSHLWGTRATPYGPSSYQQRLREQVEAWGEEVTWLDKPEKGAPNPYDDVDRSSPWPLSGLGREATLRLAAAELVRASDPDGEDHDLDMVETARVGDWDAEIDRLLTEARADRADVVDVPLPSSLSATAVVRLRQDPEAFARDLARPMPRRPSPAARFGTRFHAWVEARFGQQSLLDPDDLPGRGDLGIDDEDDLRELVGRFEAGPFADRVPHAVEAAFSLVLGGQVVRGRIDAVYAEPDGRWLVVDWKTSSHQDEDPLQLALYRLAWADLVGVPPDDVDAAFHYVRSGETVRPTDLPDRAALEALVRPG, from the coding sequence GTGAGGCGCATCGACAGCCCGGCCGACCTGCGCGAGGTGATGCGCAGCGACTACGAGGTCAGCCGGCAGCAGTGGCAGGCGATCTCGGCGCCGCTGTCCCCGGCCGTGGTCATCGCCGGGGCCGGGTCGGGCAAGACGACGCTGATGGCGGCGCGCGTGGTCTACCTCGTGGTCACCGGCCAGGTGCGACCCGACGAGGTGCTGGGCCTGACGTTCACCACCAAGGCGGCCAGCGAGCTGCGGGCGCGGATCCGCGACGCCCTCGTGGTCGCCGGCGTGCTCGGTCCCGACGTACGCCCTGCCGCGCTCGCGCCGGGCGAGGACCCGGAGGACGCGCTCGAGCCCACCGTGGTGACCTACAACGCCTACGCCGCCTCGCTGCTGGCCGACCACGGGCTGCGCATCGGGCACGAGCCCGACACCCGGGTGATCACCGACGCGTCGCGGTTCCAGCTCGGGGCGCGGGCGGTGGAGCGCTACGCCGGTGACGTCCACGTGCTCTCCGACCACCCGCCCACAGTGATCCAGAACCTCCTCGCGCTCGACGGGGCGATGACCGAACACCTCGTCAGCCCGGCCCAGGTGCTCGCGCTCGACGCCGAGGCCCGGGCGGGGTTCCTGCGCGCGCACGAGGAGGAGGCGGCCGGCAAGAACCGCAAGACCTATCTGGAGCCGCTCGCCAAGGCGGTCTCGGCCATCGACCGCCGGGCCGACCTGATGGGGCTGGTGCGGTCCTACCGCCGCCTCAAGGCCGACCTGGGGCTGATGGACTTCGCCGACCAGATCGCCCTGGGCGCCCGACTGGCGCAGGAGCAGCCCGAGGTCGGGGCGCTGGAGCGGTCCCGCTTCCGGGTCGTGATGCTCGACGAGTACCAGGACACCTCGGTGGCCCAGGCACAGATGCTGGCCCGGCTGTTCTCGGGCCCGACGCCCGACACCGGGCTCGGTCACGCCGTCACCGCGGTCGGCGACCCCAACCAGGCGATCTACGGCTGGCGCGGCGCCTCGGTGTCCAACATCCTCGGCTTCGGCTCGACCTTCCCGGCGGTCGACGGGTCCGTCCCGGTGCTGCCGCTGACCGTCAACCGGCGCTCGGACCGCCGCATCCTCGAGGTCGCCAACACCCTCGCCGAGCCGCTGTACGCCGCCCTGCCGGACGTCGCGCCCCTGGTCCCCGCCGCCGAGCGCGAGGGTCGGGTGACCACGCAGGTCTTCGAGACGGCCGACGCCGAGCTGGCGTGGCTGCTGGAGGAGGTCCAGGCCACCCACGACCCCGGGGGACCGCCCGGCAGCGGGGTCGCCTGGTCCGACATCGGCGTCCTGACCCGTGACAACAGCACCGCCGAGGCGGTCTTCGACGCGCTGACCGCGGGCGGCGTGCCCGTCGAGATCGTCGGGCTCTCGGGCCTGCTGCGGCTGCCCGAGGTGGCCGAGGTCGTCGCGGTGCTGACCCTGCTCCACGACGTGACCGCCAACCCGGCGCTGCTGACCCTGCTGACCGGCCCGCGCTGGGCCGTGGGTCCTCGTGACCTCCGGCTGCTGGGGGAGCGCGCGACCGAGATCGCCGGACGGCGTGGTCGGGCCGACGGGCCGGTCTCGATCGCACGCGAGCTGACCGAGATCGCCGACGGCATCGACCCCGCCGAGGCGGCCGCGCTCTCCGACGCGCTCGCCGACCCCGGCGACGCGGCGTACTCCCCGGAGGCGCTGGAGCGCTTCGGCCTGCTGGCCGGGGAGCTGCGAGGGCTGCGTGCGGCCGTCGGCGAGCCGATCCTCGACGTGGTGCGCCGCATCGTCGACACCACCGGGGTCGACGTCGAGCTGGCCTCCGCGGTGAGCCCGGCCGCGGCCGCGCGCCGCGACAACCTCGACCTGTTCCTCAAGGCGGTGGCGGAGTTCCAGGCCGTCGACGGCGACGTCACCCTGCCCGCCCTGCTGGCCTACCTCACGGCCGAGGACGACCAGGGCAACGGCCTCGACGTGGCCACCCCGACCGAGGCCGACTCGGTCAAGCTGCTGACCGTGCACCGGTCCAAGGGACTGGAGTGGCACTCGGTGTTCGTGGTGGGCGTGTGCGAGACGCGCTTCCCCTCCAACCGCTCGCGCACGCTGTGGACCTCCTCGCCGGCGGTGCTGCCCGCCCCGCTGCGCGGCGACGCGGCCGACCAGCCGCAGCTGCACGGCCACGACAAGGCGGCGCTCGACGCCTACCGCGCCGCCACGCGGGCACACGACGCGGAGGAGGAGCTGCGCCTGGGCTACGTCGCCCTCACCCGGGCGGCGCGCCGGCTCTCGGTGACCTCCCACCTGTGGGGCACCCGGGCCACGCCCTACGGACCCTCGTCCTACCAGCAGCGGCTGCGCGAGCAGGTCGAGGCGTGGGGCGAGGAGGTGACCTGGCTCGACAAGCCGGAGAAGGGCGCTCCCAACCCCTACGACGACGTCGACCGGTCCTCGCCCTGGCCGCTCAGCGGGCTCGGGCGCGAGGCCACGCTCCGGCTCGCCGCCGCCGAGCTGGTGCGCGCCAGCGACCCCGACGGGGAGGACCACGACCTCGACATGGTCGAGACCGCCCGGGTGGGCGACTGGGACGCCGAGATCGACCGGCTGCTCACCGAGGCGCGGGCCGACCGCGCCGACGTGGTCGACGTGCCGCTCCCCAGCAGCCTGTCGGCCACCGCCGTGGTGCGGCTGCGCCAGGACCCCGAGGCGTTCGCGCGCGACCTCGCGCGACCGATGCCGCGCCGCCCGTCGCCCGCGGCCCGCTTCGGCACCCGCTTCCACGCCTGGGTCGAGGCACGCTTCGGCCAGCAGTCGTTGCTCGACCCCGACGACCTCCCGGGCCGCGGCGACCTCGGCATCGACGACGAGGACGACCTGCGCGAGCTGGTCGGCCGGTTCGAGGCCGGACCCTTCGCCGACCGCGTCCCCCACGCGGTCGAGGCGGCGTTCTCGCTCGTGCTGGGCGGGCAGGTGGTGCGGGGCCGCATCGACGCGGTGTACGCCGAGCCCGACGGCCGCTGGCTGGTCGTGGACTGGAAGACCAGCAGCCACCAGGACGAGGACCCGCTCCAGCTCGCGCTCTACCGCCTGGCGTGGGCCGACCTGGTCGGCGTCCCCCCGGACGACGTCGACGCCGCGTTCCACTACGTGCGGTCGGGCGAGACGGTGCGCCCGACCGACCTGCCCGACCGGGCGGCGCTCGAGGCGCTGGTGCGTCCCGGCTAG
- a CDS encoding ATP-dependent DNA helicase UvrD2 — protein sequence MPSSDDLLAALDPEQREVASALRGPVRVLAGAGTGKTRAITHRIAYGVATGVYNPTEVLAVTFTTRAAGEMRARLRTMGAGLTQARTFHSAALRQVRWFWPKVYGGEPPQLMESKIPVLAAAARRNRVETSQALLRDLASEVEWSKVSNVRPDDYERLAVSRGREVTGADAATVARVFATYEEAKREQGRMDMEDVLLCAAALLSDDERVAAEVRRQYKWFVVDEFQDVSPIQSALLDLWLGGRDELCVVGDPAQTIYSFAGAQPAFLSDFTTKFPGATSVELVRNYRSTPQVIAAANGVLAGGTTRSVTLRSQSSGGPEVTWREASDEVAEAEAVATRVAALRDRGVPLREMAVLFRINAQSEAFEEALTAHGLPYVLRGAARFFERQEVRQAVALLRGDVRAAERAADAGELTTPAGDLLEQVTGVLGGMGWSTRAPAARGQARDRWESLQALHSQAEAFVAAAGEEQPATLGAFVADLDRRAHEQHAPVAEGVTLATLHAAKGLEWDAVFLVGMQDGSMPIVHADTPAGVEEERRLLYVGVTRARTHLWVSWSLARNPGGQARRKPSRFLDGLRPTSATDRATGTAVGRPARRTSRRAATCQQCQRPLASSRERNRGYCADCPVPYDEELYESLRSWRKAQADAQSVPAFVVLSDATLEALAEVRPTTHTGLQGINGIGRAKLEKYADELLALLA from the coding sequence GTGCCGTCGTCCGATGACCTGCTGGCGGCGCTCGACCCCGAGCAGCGCGAGGTCGCCAGCGCCCTGCGCGGGCCGGTGCGCGTGCTCGCGGGCGCAGGCACGGGCAAGACCCGCGCGATCACCCACCGCATCGCCTACGGCGTCGCGACGGGCGTCTACAACCCCACCGAGGTCCTCGCCGTCACCTTCACCACCCGGGCGGCGGGCGAGATGCGGGCGCGGCTGCGCACGATGGGGGCCGGCCTCACCCAGGCCCGCACCTTCCACTCCGCGGCGCTGCGCCAGGTGCGGTGGTTCTGGCCCAAGGTCTACGGCGGGGAGCCCCCGCAGCTGATGGAGTCCAAGATCCCGGTGCTGGCGGCCGCGGCCCGGCGCAACCGGGTCGAGACCTCCCAGGCGCTGCTGCGCGACCTGGCCAGCGAGGTCGAGTGGTCCAAGGTCAGCAACGTGCGGCCCGACGACTACGAGCGGCTGGCGGTCTCCCGCGGACGCGAGGTCACCGGCGCCGACGCCGCCACCGTGGCCCGGGTCTTCGCCACCTACGAGGAGGCCAAGCGCGAGCAGGGCCGGATGGACATGGAGGACGTGCTGCTGTGCGCGGCGGCGCTGCTCAGCGACGACGAGCGCGTGGCCGCCGAGGTGCGTCGCCAGTACAAGTGGTTCGTGGTCGACGAGTTCCAGGACGTCAGCCCCATCCAGAGCGCGCTGCTCGACCTGTGGCTCGGCGGCCGCGACGAGCTCTGCGTCGTGGGCGACCCGGCGCAGACCATCTACTCCTTCGCCGGCGCGCAGCCGGCCTTCCTGTCCGACTTCACCACCAAGTTCCCCGGCGCGACGAGCGTCGAGCTGGTCCGCAACTACCGCTCCACACCGCAGGTGATCGCCGCGGCCAACGGGGTGCTCGCGGGCGGCACCACCCGCAGCGTGACGCTGCGCTCCCAGTCCTCGGGCGGTCCCGAGGTGACCTGGCGCGAGGCGAGCGACGAGGTCGCCGAGGCCGAGGCAGTGGCGACCCGGGTGGCCGCGCTGCGCGACCGCGGCGTGCCGCTGCGCGAGATGGCGGTGCTGTTCCGCATCAACGCCCAGTCCGAGGCCTTCGAGGAGGCCCTCACCGCGCACGGGCTGCCCTACGTCCTGCGCGGCGCCGCCCGCTTCTTCGAGCGCCAGGAGGTGCGGCAGGCCGTCGCGCTGCTGCGCGGCGACGTCCGCGCGGCCGAGCGGGCCGCCGACGCCGGCGAGCTGACCACCCCGGCCGGTGACCTGCTCGAGCAGGTCACCGGCGTGCTGGGCGGCATGGGCTGGTCCACCCGGGCGCCGGCCGCCCGCGGCCAGGCCCGCGACCGGTGGGAGTCGCTGCAGGCGCTGCACTCGCAGGCCGAGGCGTTCGTCGCCGCGGCCGGCGAGGAGCAGCCGGCCACGCTGGGGGCCTTCGTGGCCGACCTGGACCGCCGCGCCCACGAGCAGCACGCCCCCGTCGCCGAGGGCGTCACGCTGGCCACCCTCCACGCCGCCAAGGGCCTGGAGTGGGACGCCGTGTTCCTCGTCGGCATGCAGGACGGCTCGATGCCGATCGTCCACGCCGACACCCCGGCCGGGGTCGAGGAGGAGCGCCGGCTGCTCTACGTCGGCGTCACCCGCGCCCGCACGCACCTGTGGGTCTCCTGGTCGCTGGCCCGCAACCCCGGCGGGCAGGCCCGGCGCAAGCCCTCACGGTTCCTCGACGGGCTGCGGCCCACGTCGGCGACCGATCGCGCCACGGGGACTGCCGTCGGCCGGCCGGCCCGGCGTACCTCCCGCAGGGCCGCGACCTGCCAGCAGTGCCAGCGCCCGCTGGCGAGCTCCCGCGAGCGCAACCGGGGCTACTGCGCCGACTGCCCGGTGCCCTACGACGAGGAGCTCTACGAGTCGCTCCGCAGCTGGCGCAAGGCGCAGGCCGACGCCCAGAGCGTGCCCGCCTTCGTGGTCCTCTCCGACGCCACCCTGGAGGCGCTGGCCGAGGTCAGGCCGACCACCCACACCGGGCTGCAGGGCATCAACGGCATCGGTCGCGCCAAGCTGGAGAAGTACGCCGACGAGCTGCTCGCCCTGCTCGCCTGA
- the deoD gene encoding purine-nucleoside phosphorylase, producing the protein MSTHIGAEPGQIAPTVLLPGDPLRARWIARTFLDDAECHSEVRGMLGYTGTWRGQPVSVQGSGMGQPSMSIYVNELLDDYDVQTVVRVGSCGALTERVAIRDLVIASGACTDSSMNRLRFGGLDYAPVADFGLLRAAYDAAAAREDVTAHVGLILSGDTFYNPRPELTAPLVEHGVLAVEMEASALYTLAAAKGRRALAICTVSDHVVTGEETTSQEREETFGAMVEVALEAALGA; encoded by the coding sequence ATGAGCACCCACATCGGCGCCGAGCCCGGCCAGATCGCCCCGACCGTCCTGCTTCCCGGCGACCCGCTGCGCGCGCGCTGGATCGCTCGGACCTTCCTCGACGACGCGGAGTGCCACAGCGAGGTGCGCGGGATGCTCGGCTACACCGGCACCTGGCGCGGGCAGCCGGTCTCGGTGCAGGGCTCGGGGATGGGCCAGCCCTCGATGTCGATCTACGTCAACGAGCTCCTCGACGACTACGACGTGCAGACCGTGGTGCGGGTCGGCTCGTGCGGCGCGCTCACCGAGCGGGTGGCGATCCGCGACCTCGTGATCGCCTCCGGCGCCTGCACCGACTCCTCGATGAACCGGCTGCGCTTCGGCGGCCTCGACTACGCCCCGGTGGCCGACTTCGGCCTGCTGCGGGCGGCGTACGACGCGGCGGCCGCGCGTGAGGACGTCACCGCCCACGTCGGGCTGATCCTCTCGGGCGACACGTTTTACAACCCCCGTCCCGAGCTGACCGCCCCGCTGGTCGAGCACGGTGTCCTCGCCGTCGAGATGGAGGCCAGCGCGCTCTACACCCTCGCCGCCGCGAAGGGCCGCCGGGCGCTGGCGATCTGCACCGTCAGCGACCACGTCGTCACCGGCGAGGAGACCACCTCCCAGGAGCGCGAGGAGACCTTCGGCGCGATGGTCGAGGTGGCGCTGGAGGCGGCGCTGGGCGCCTAG
- a CDS encoding mycoredoxin, with translation MYSTPWCGYCHRLRSQLDREGIAYDVVDIEQDPASAEIVMQVNRGNQTVPTLVYSDGSAQTNPSLKQVKEKIAALA, from the coding sequence ATGTACAGCACCCCGTGGTGCGGCTACTGCCACCGGCTGCGCAGCCAGCTCGACCGCGAGGGGATCGCCTACGACGTGGTCGACATCGAGCAGGACCCCGCCTCGGCCGAGATCGTGATGCAGGTCAACCGCGGCAACCAGACCGTGCCGACGCTCGTCTACAGCGACGGCTCGGCCCAGACCAACCCCTCGCTGAAGCAGGTCAAGGAGAAGATCGCCGCGCTGGCGTGA
- a CDS encoding WhiB family transcriptional regulator, whose protein sequence is MNTSAVDRPRTDEAGLPCHSKDPELYFAESPADVELAKELCRACPVRAACLDGALERREPWGVWGGELFAQGRVIPRKRPRGRPRKDAVVAA, encoded by the coding sequence ATGAACACCAGTGCTGTCGACCGACCACGGACCGACGAGGCGGGACTGCCCTGCCACAGCAAGGACCCCGAGCTCTACTTCGCCGAGTCCCCGGCCGACGTGGAGCTGGCCAAGGAGCTGTGCCGGGCGTGCCCGGTGCGGGCCGCCTGCCTCGACGGGGCGCTGGAGCGCCGCGAGCCCTGGGGCGTGTGGGGCGGCGAGCTCTTCGCCCAGGGCCGGGTGATCCCCCGCAAGCGACCCCGCGGGCGTCCCCGCAAGGACGCCGTCGTGGCCGCCTGA
- the nudC gene encoding NAD(+) diphosphatase codes for MNRTLPHVALSQHAHDRHGELRRDEAWLDERWHDAATRVLVISGARLRPVDGKVAWVPSADAPPGGLRLLLGERDEVEHFALLVDPTEAPGDREEWVPLRSVVMGLVDDTIEDGPLVMHAIGMAEWHAATTFCPRCGDRLEPRQAGHVLHSPRCGRDQFPRSDPAVIMLVTDGEPGSPEERALLGRSPAWPAGRYSTLAGFVEPGETMEDAVRREVAEETGVEVGEVAYFGSQPWPMPASLMVGFTGRATSTRVDVDGAEIEAAGWFTREDLRTQSEAGTLVLPSGVSISRSLIEDWYGGPLTGQW; via the coding sequence GTGAACCGCACCCTGCCCCACGTCGCGCTCTCGCAGCACGCGCACGACCGTCACGGCGAGCTGCGCCGCGACGAGGCCTGGCTCGACGAGCGCTGGCACGACGCGGCCACCCGGGTCCTGGTCATCTCCGGCGCACGGCTGCGCCCGGTCGACGGGAAGGTCGCCTGGGTGCCCTCCGCCGACGCCCCGCCCGGGGGCCTGCGGCTGCTCCTGGGGGAGCGTGACGAGGTGGAGCACTTCGCGCTGCTCGTCGACCCCACCGAGGCACCGGGGGACCGCGAGGAGTGGGTGCCGCTGCGCTCGGTCGTGATGGGGCTGGTCGACGACACCATCGAGGACGGTCCGCTGGTGATGCACGCCATCGGCATGGCCGAGTGGCACGCGGCGACCACGTTCTGCCCGCGCTGCGGCGACCGCCTGGAGCCGCGGCAGGCCGGGCACGTGCTGCACTCGCCGCGCTGCGGGCGCGACCAGTTCCCTCGCTCCGACCCGGCCGTGATCATGCTCGTCACCGACGGCGAGCCCGGGTCGCCCGAGGAGCGGGCGCTGCTGGGCCGCAGCCCCGCCTGGCCCGCCGGTCGCTACTCCACGCTCGCGGGGTTCGTCGAGCCCGGCGAGACCATGGAGGACGCCGTACGCCGCGAGGTCGCCGAGGAGACCGGCGTCGAGGTGGGCGAGGTGGCCTACTTCGGCAGCCAGCCCTGGCCGATGCCGGCGAGCCTGATGGTGGGGTTCACCGGTCGGGCCACGAGCACCCGCGTCGACGTCGACGGCGCCGAGATCGAGGCCGCCGGGTGGTTCACCCGCGAGGACCTGCGGACCCAGTCCGAGGCGGGCACGCTGGTGCTGCCCAGCGGGGTCTCGATCTCGCGCTCGCTCATCGAGGACTGGTACGGCGGCCCGCTCACCGGCCAGTGGTGA
- a CDS encoding M3 family metallopeptidase gives MDLQPLALPATAGDWLPWTDARVEQGVAAAEAGLADLRAAAPGDPVALTRWNDVEVALSQVLSLVSLLGAVHPDGAVREAAESHDLATRRLATDVYLDAEVHARLAALDADALDAPARRVLADALRAFRRSGVDRDDATRERVRELDRRAQELGQSFSRAIREGRRTTRVPAASLADLPADWLAAHPADADGTVEVSTDYPDTLPVLTHARDAEARRAVARTMHNVAWPENDAVLAELLTTRRERATLLGHADWPSYDAELKMIGEGDRIPEFVDRVAEAADAPGRRDLADLLEVARAAGEDVVDFSSWRHHLETLRRERFDVDTQEVRRYLDAGKVRAGLLEVTGRLFGLRYEPVDAPTWHPEVTSHDVHLEDGTLLGRVHLDLHPRPDKYHHAAQFSLVPGVRDRLLPEGVLVCNFSRGLMELDHVVTLFHEFGHLLHHVLAGRHDWVRFSGVSTEWDFVEAPSQLLEEWAWDAGVLASFATDEHGTPIPSELVGRMRAAQELGTALLARTQTAYAAISYAFHQECPPDLTARLRELMARYSLVELVTDTHFHAGFGHLEGYTSAYYTYLWSKVIAQDLFSAFDADDLFAPEVARRYRDTVLAAGGSRDAADLVEDFLGRPYDDRAFSAWLDHRGEDHL, from the coding sequence ATGGACCTCCAGCCCCTCGCGCTCCCCGCCACCGCCGGCGACTGGCTGCCGTGGACCGACGCCCGGGTCGAGCAGGGCGTGGCCGCGGCCGAGGCGGGCCTGGCCGACCTCCGCGCCGCAGCACCCGGCGACCCGGTGGCGCTGACCCGCTGGAACGACGTCGAGGTCGCGCTGTCGCAGGTGCTGTCGCTGGTCTCGCTGCTGGGCGCGGTGCACCCCGACGGGGCCGTCCGCGAGGCCGCCGAGTCGCACGATCTCGCGACCCGGCGCCTGGCCACCGACGTCTACCTCGACGCCGAGGTGCACGCCCGCCTCGCCGCGCTCGACGCCGACGCGCTGGACGCGCCGGCACGGCGTGTGCTGGCCGACGCCCTGCGGGCGTTCCGGCGTTCCGGGGTCGACCGCGACGACGCCACCCGCGAGCGGGTGCGGGAGCTCGACCGCCGGGCCCAGGAGCTGGGCCAGTCCTTCTCGCGCGCGATCCGGGAGGGGCGTCGGACCACGCGGGTGCCCGCGGCCTCGCTCGCCGACCTGCCCGCCGACTGGCTCGCCGCGCACCCCGCCGACGCCGACGGCACCGTCGAGGTGAGCACCGACTACCCCGACACGCTGCCGGTCCTCACCCACGCCCGCGACGCCGAGGCGCGACGGGCGGTGGCGCGCACCATGCACAACGTCGCCTGGCCGGAGAACGACGCGGTGCTGGCCGAGCTGCTGACGACCCGGCGGGAGCGGGCCACCCTGCTGGGCCACGCCGACTGGCCGTCGTACGACGCGGAGCTGAAGATGATCGGCGAGGGAGACCGGATCCCGGAGTTCGTCGACCGCGTCGCCGAGGCCGCCGACGCACCCGGGCGCCGCGACCTGGCTGACCTGCTGGAGGTGGCCCGTGCCGCGGGCGAGGACGTCGTCGACTTCTCCTCCTGGCGCCACCACCTGGAGACGCTGCGCCGCGAGCGGTTCGACGTCGACACCCAGGAGGTACGCCGCTACCTCGACGCCGGCAAGGTCCGTGCCGGCCTGCTCGAGGTGACCGGCCGGCTGTTCGGGCTGCGCTACGAGCCGGTCGACGCGCCCACCTGGCACCCCGAGGTCACCAGCCACGACGTCCACCTCGAGGACGGCACCCTGCTGGGCCGGGTCCACCTCGACCTCCACCCGCGGCCGGACAAGTACCACCACGCCGCCCAGTTCAGCCTCGTCCCCGGTGTGCGCGACCGGCTGCTGCCCGAGGGCGTGCTGGTCTGCAACTTCTCGCGCGGGCTGATGGAGCTCGACCACGTGGTCACGCTGTTCCACGAGTTCGGTCACCTGCTCCACCACGTGCTGGCCGGCCGCCACGACTGGGTGCGCTTCTCCGGGGTCAGCACCGAGTGGGACTTCGTGGAGGCGCCCTCGCAGCTGCTCGAGGAGTGGGCCTGGGACGCCGGCGTGCTCGCGAGCTTCGCCACCGACGAGCACGGCACGCCCATCCCCTCCGAGCTGGTGGGCCGGATGCGGGCGGCGCAGGAGCTCGGCACCGCACTCCTGGCCCGCACCCAGACGGCGTACGCCGCGATCTCCTACGCCTTCCACCAGGAGTGCCCGCCCGACCTGACCGCCCGGTTGCGCGAGCTGATGGCGCGCTACAGCCTCGTCGAGCTGGTGACCGACACCCACTTCCACGCCGGGTTCGGTCACCTGGAGGGCTACACCTCGGCGTACTACACCTACCTGTGGAGCAAGGTCATCGCCCAGGACCTCTTCTCCGCCTTCGACGCGGACGACCTGTTCGCGCCCGAGGTGGCCCGTCGCTACCGCGACACGGTGCTCGCCGCGGGCGGGTCCCGCGACGCCGCCGACCTGGTCGAGGACTTCCTCGGCCGGCCCTACGACGACCGGGCGTTCAGCGCCTGGCTCGACCACCGAGGCGAGGACCACCTGTGA